Part of the Zingiber officinale cultivar Zhangliang chromosome 6A, Zo_v1.1, whole genome shotgun sequence genome, catggaatccctaaccaaatttcatagcaattattacaaggaaccaCATGAGCATaatttaggttaggttccaagtttcctaggcccttaaacttgttgtggccgaaacattaagGCTTGGGAACTAGGTTACaagtgtcatgaaagcatggaaatcctaaacaaatttcatagaaatcattacaaggaacaacataagcataattaggttaggttccaagtttcctaggcccttaaacttgttgtggcagAATGTTCATGGGAATGAAGACAAGTTCTAACCACAgtacaacatgagcatgtcatattaattttcatgtcttgtcttaaggaggatcatggcatgattagtttaggtttaataattttctaggcccctaatcctatcatggccgaatacttaggAGCATGGTATAAAGTTCAATCATCATATAGACATGAGCAAATCATGCTAACAACTTTCTCATCATGAaatacatatcataaaacaaaaaggagcatgcttggtttgagtctcaacttacctatttcctttattcatgtttggaCGAGAGTCTTGGGATATgattctaagttctaaccaaaaatTCTAGTATATGAActttagataaatccctaccataagatacatattacaagaagcatattgagcatgtcaaaatttaggtctttacatttcctaggtccttctttttagtcttgtcttggccgaaaattccatgaaggtatcctaggtttttaggcaaccaaaaCTCATAGAAAacacacaagctattgtaccacaggtgagggaaacttacatcctttcgcttgtggtttttcttaaggaagaaGGTGTCCTAAGttccaaggaaggagaaagcttcttcttcttgtacctctttttgcttctcttgcttgtaagggatggatcttgaaggcttcttctcataatttagttttcttggagagaaacttagcttagcttttggaataaggagagggaagggctcttggtttcggtgaggaatgaaaaagaagaaggaaggaggaagaaaagatttaatctcttgtttttcttctcccaatctatttattcctttgccaatgaaacatgtctttattcattccctcaactcctcttttcccccactcctttaattcccacgaaaaatagagagagggagggaggtaggcaatttacctttttcttgtttcttctcttaaccaagaggaagaggaggtaagccacttggttttctcttgcttagttttcttttattttcttctcatctttaactaaattttcattcctttctatccaaatattattcatcattctagtggttatcatacatcaatttatctccattatttgtgggaggttcaagattcaattcttgacctcacctcttcttattctattttggtttctattttcttttttctcttattctttttatttctatgctctaaagaaaataatacccatatacttatcctataatttcgtgggtgttacaactcttccgcagctctctcgtccttcagacgcaccgagcccgttggctcccttcccgtgccgtccttctcgctagctgcgtcttccactcgacttcctgtacttctaagttcctgcacacttagacacagggatcagataaATAGGACTTAACctaaacttgattgatcacatcaaaactactatgaggtcatatatatatatatatatatatatatatatatatatatatatatatatatatatatatatatatatatatatatatatatataaaagagaaaaaatgaaaaataagagGGAAAAACAGAGTCACTGGCTGACGAAGGAGAGGTAAAATACAAATTAGGTGCATTCTTGGGGGAAAATGAAATTTAGGTGCATTTTTTGAGAATTACATTTTGAAGTGTGCCCTTTAGCATTTAATTTTTTTCCCCCATTATATCttacattgttttttttttaaattatagatACGATAAATAATGTTAACGggataaataaatcaaaatattgACTATCAAAATTTGtgtatcatatttattaataatttttttattaatattattaataaataaatttataagattaaatttattaatcaattaaataagttttaaaatatagaaattttaaatttgaattaagaaCTTTATAACAGTTAGACCAATTAAGTCCTTAAACCAATCTCGAATTCGTAAAAAAAACAAATGAAGATAAATTTAAACAATcgttttaatgatttaatttatttaaaattcgatTTAATCCAAGTTAGTTATTTTATCATACAAGTGGACGATCATTATGatcctaaatattaaaataatcatTTAACACTAAAAACAATGGCAACGTTCTCCGTTTTATCGAAGCGATGATGAAAAAGATCGGATTCAATTTAGAGGATGGTCCTTTATATGTTTTGATGGGGATAAATGATCCCTACCTATTTTACAAGTAGAAGTCATCTATTCCATCAATACATACAAAGAAATCATCTTCTGGACCGTAAAATGTGATCTAGAAAATCTCTTCTGATAATGAAAACTGCTATATGTGGCTACGTGAGCCGTGAGGTATTGGGAGAAATTCGAATTTATCAtgaagaaaaatatatattatgattacttttaataatttttattaccaTCTTTCTTAATAGAAAGTAGGATTTGGGAGATGACAATTAACTTAAGTAGCTGGTACAATCTTATAATAGTTACTAACTAATTACTATAactattttaaagtaatttaaatcaacttaaagtgattttaataaaattcaaataattttaattaagttggtaaaaaaatattttgatataatagtaattataataattttgattaaaggaAAATAGTTATAATAACATTgacataaaaaaaacattttcagtACAAAATATATGATGGAGTGTTctttgattatttttttgttaaatattttttttatgatttatataatttataatatccTTTAATCCTATCTGTGTGCAAATCAAATTTGATTGTTATAAATTATAAAGGTTCATTTttgaagttttaataaaattcaAAGGAAACTGGGAAAAAAAAGTTTTCTTTCTACGGTTCTTTGTTCACATACTGGCAACCAATAGTATAGGCAAGGGGATGGATGATATTGCTTTGTTGATTTATCAACATTGGCAATTTGGCATGAAGGACAAAGCCACGAGTTTCACTAAATAAAGATTCACAGGCATCCCTTATTGGTTAAAGAGAACTACATAACCAAATGAAAGCCTGCGTGTTTGAACGTAAGCTCTATATTTTGTGTACACAAAGCATGAATCAATTAATGAAGATCAATAGGAAATTCAAGAAAGGGAAATTCAATTGTAGCAAGAAGGTGGAAATTCAAGAACATAAATTGTGATGAGTTTTGGTAACAGTTTATTGTGTCTAAAATCAAATGGAAAACAAACTCTTTCCTTCCTGTCCAATcctgaaatttttctttgcagtGCCTTTGCCGTTCAGCTCCAATTTcaattcatttcatttcatttcatttcaccGGGCGATCAGCTACTGAAAGTTTCCGTGCAGCTCCAATTTCATTTCATTGGGCGAGCAGCTCCTGCACTAGGGCTTCCATGTTTACAAAGGAAGTTCCACCTTCTTCACTTGCCTTCTTAGCCGCCGCCATCATCTCCTCCGCCTTCGCCCTCACTCTCCTTCCTTCTTCGCTCTCCCCCATTAACGCCCTCACTCCCCTCTCCAACTCCTCCGCCTTCACAAAGTTGCCCTTCACCCTCTCCACCTTCAACTGCAGCGCCACCCCCATCTCCTCCGCCATCACCACCGCGTTCGAATGCTGCTCCGCGTGCAGCGGCCACCCCAGCAGGGGGACCCCGTACTGCAGGCTCTCCAGGCATGAGTTCCACCCGCAGTTCGTCACGAATCCTCCCACGGCCGGGTGAGCTAGTATCTCCGCTTGCGGCACCCACGACGGCCATACCATCCCTCTCGCATTCGTCCGCTCCAGAAATCCCTCCGGCAGCACATACACCGGATTCCCGAACGCATCCTCCGACTCCACCCGGAGCGCCCACAAGAACCGGGACCCACTACGCTCCAGCCCCGCCGCTATCTCCCACACCTGCACCACGTTGAAGCAGCCTCTGCTTCCGAAGCAGAGGAACACCACCGAGCGTGCCGGCTTCCCGTCGAGCCACATGACGCACTCGTGCTGCCGATTTTTCTCGCCCTCCTCGCGCGCGATCAGCGGACCGACGGGGTACACCGGCGGGGTCCGACGGCCTGGCGCGCAGAGACCCTCCTCCAGCGTCTGCAGCGTCGCCGGCTCAAGATCCGTGAAGGTGTTGATCACGATGCCTTTAAGCTCGGAGTAGCGCTGGCCATGGTGGAGGAAACAAGTGTACCTCCCGCTCTTCTTCCTCATGAAGGGCGACGGCATCGAGATCGGCGGGATAGGGCACACGCCCGGTACCCTCacctcttcttccatctcctCGAACTCCGCGGGGAACTTCTCCTCGAGGGTTGGGAGATAGAGCATAAGGGCGAGGAAGGCGGCATTGGAGGCGAAGTAGACATAGCAAGGGACGCCGAGATCGGCCGCGACGTCGATCGCACCGGTGGCATAGAAGTCGACGATTAAAGCTGCCAAAGGGGCGTCGCCGGAGCGCAAGAAATATTGGAGCACGGATTTGATTTGGTGTTTTTGCTTCTCCATGCAAGCGGAGATGAAATCCTCGGGTCCGTCGAAGTTCTTGGGCAGATCGACGGGCTTGAGATTGCAGAAGTCTATGTCGAGGCCGGAGGCGGCGACGGTGGCGACACAGTCTTCAACGGGGAAGACAGGGACAGGGGCGATGAGTATGGTGACGGAGAAGTGGTAGCGGCGGAGGAGTTTGGCCAACTCGAGCATGGACAAGACGTGGCCGGCGGAGGGGATTGGGAGGAGCACCACTTTGCCTTTCGCCATTTTCGTTGTAGAACCGAGGAGAAGGAACATTCGATTGCAAATCAGGGTTTCCTCAATTTAATACAAGATCGAGGAGATTCaactgatttatttatttatttattacaaaaatCTTTAATTTATTCgataaaatttctaattaatcttttcctaaaatttaatttaataaaaatttaattatccttCAATATTTCTTCACTTCTATATATCTGATGtaaatgaaattattatttacaCAGAACAATAACATTTCATGACTGCTCattaatgatttttatttttgacaTTCTCTAAAATTATGCCGCACTCAATTTTCATGATTCTTATTTtttcgtatatatatatatatatcatagttGATCTCATTTACTAGTATTTGTTGTAGGTATGTATTCAAATTCTCTACTTTCAAATTCT contains:
- the LOC121994545 gene encoding anthocyanidin 3-O-glucosyltransferase 2-like translates to MAKGKVVLLPIPSAGHVLSMLELAKLLRRYHFSVTILIAPVPVFPVEDCVATVAASGLDIDFCNLKPVDLPKNFDGPEDFISACMEKQKHQIKSVLQYFLRSGDAPLAALIVDFYATGAIDVAADLGVPCYVYFASNAAFLALMLYLPTLEEKFPAEFEEMEEEVRVPGVCPIPPISMPSPFMRKKSGRYTCFLHHGQRYSELKGIVINTFTDLEPATLQTLEEGLCAPGRRTPPVYPVGPLIAREEGEKNRQHECVMWLDGKPARSVVFLCFGSRGCFNVVQVWEIAAGLERSGSRFLWALRVESEDAFGNPVYVLPEGFLERTNARGMVWPSWVPQAEILAHPAVGGFVTNCGWNSCLESLQYGVPLLGWPLHAEQHSNAVVMAEEMGVALQLKVERVKGNFVKAEELERGVRALMGESEEGRRVRAKAEEMMAAAKKASEEGGTSFVNMEALVQELLAQ